A single genomic interval of Lathyrus oleraceus cultivar Zhongwan6 chromosome 7, CAAS_Psat_ZW6_1.0, whole genome shotgun sequence harbors:
- the LOC127103351 gene encoding uncharacterized protein LOC127103351, whose protein sequence is MRSVDAFEAVFALLIYGLFLFPSFDDFLAMDAMKIFLIGNSVPTLLVDVYHFVHLRNYYSRGMITCGVRMLYKWFISHLPRSCVFWDLKDGFFLSQKIMSLTHSDIVWYSRDYDRVNIIDSCGGFSNVPLLGTKGGISYNPNLARHQLNYPMKDKPKNIHLEGLFFKEGEDCKVLKENIVHAWRHVHKPERKVLGNTNCVSLEPCLKWVQDRAINLKIPYSRQKPLPLVDKEPTYIFMTDAEKLNIVLTKAQREKGHLEEQVSSH, encoded by the coding sequence ATGAGGAGTGTGGATGCGTTTGAGGCTGTTTTTGCTCTACTTATCTATGGATTGTTCCTCTTTCCTAGTTTTGATGACTTCCTTGCCATGGATGCCATGAAGATCTTCTTAATAGGAAATTCAGTTCCTACTTTGCTTGTCGATGTCTATCATTTTGTTCATCTGAGGAATTATTATAGCAGAGGAATGATTACATGTGGTGTGCGtatgttgtacaagtggtttatttctcacttgcctaGGTCTTGTGTTTTTTGGGATCTTAAGGATGGTTTTTTCTTGTCGCAGAAGATTATGTCGCTCACACATTCAGATATTGTTTGGTATAGTCGTGACTATGATAGAGTTAATATCATTGATAGTTGTGGAGGATTttctaatgtacctcttcttggcACAAAAGGAGGCATCAGTTACAACCCAAACCTAGCTCGTCATCAACTCAATTATCCAATGAAAGATAAGCCAAAGAATATTCACTTGGAGGGTTTGTTCTTTAAGGAAGGTGAAGATTGCAAAGTGCTCAAAGAGAATATTGTGCATGCTTGGCGCCATGTTCATAAGCCAGAAAGGAAAGTTTTAGGGAATACAAATTGTGTCTCCTTAGAACCTTGTCTTAAATGGGTGCAAGATAGAGCCATCAACTTGAAAATTCCTTATTCTCGCCAAAAGCCTTTGCCTTTAGTTGACAAAGAACCTACCTATATCTTCATGACTGATGCAGAGAAGTTAAATATTGTTTTGACCAAAGCGCAACGAGAAAAGGGACACTTGGAAGAACAAGTATCAAGTCATTAA